GTCGGGAATGATGAAGATGTCAGGGCGTTGGCTGAGGATGACATCCGCTTCAGGCGTGGTGGGGCCGTTGGCACCTTCAGCCAGAATTCGGCATTGGATCCTAGCGGCATTTTCACCTGTGATTTGGCGCTCCAAAGCTGCGGGGATGAGAATGTCGCAGGGCAGCAGCAGTAGCTCGGCATTACTGACGGAAGTGGCCTCAGGGAACCCGACGACCGTTTTGTTTTTCGCCACATACTCATTGAGCGCCATCAGATCGAGCCCTTGTGGATTGTGAATGCCGCCGAAGGCATCGCTGACCGCAGTGATCTTGACGCCTTGCTTAGCCAGGGAGATGGCGGCAACAGAGCCCACATTTCCATAACCTTGAATCACGGCAGTCGCCCCGTCGGCAGGTATGCCGAGGGTGTCCATGGCGCGTGAGACGAGATAAGCGACACCTCGGCCGGTGGACTCGCGTCGGCCAAGGGAGCCGCCAAGTCCGACGGGCTTACCGGTGACTATACCAGGCACACAGTGACCCACCTGGAGCGAGTAGGTGTCCATGATCCAGGCCATGACTTGCTCATTGGTGCCCATATCCGGCGCAGGCACATCCAGTTGAGGGCCGATGAAGGGGATCAACTCCTGTGTATAACGGCGGGTGAGCCTTTCCAGCTCGCCTACGGAGAGTTTGCCTGGATCACAGCACACGCCGCCTTTAGCTCCACCATAGGGCAAACCGGTGAGGGCACATTTCCAACTCATCCACATGGAGAGGGCCGCGACTTCACCCAGGGTGACATCAGGATGAAAACGTATGCCGCCTTTGGTTGGGCCAAGCGTGAGGTGATGCTGCACGCGATAGCCCGTGAAAACTTGAGTGCTGCCATCGTCCATGCGGACGGGGATGGAAACGGTGAGGGCGCGTCGTGGGAGTTTGAGGCGATCTCGTAGATTGTCAGGGATGTCTAGAAAGTCAGCAACCAGATCAAATTGCTGGCAGGCCATGTGGAAAACGGGCGAATCGTAAACTGAGGGTATCATGACGTTATCATTTAACTAACGACTGTGCCCGTTGCCAAGGTCATTGATGGATGGCTTCGAGTGACTGGCAGTATGCAAAAAGTGAAAGAGCTCGATTAAAGGACAAAAAAAATGCGGGACTTTTCAGGCCCGCATTTTTTAAATACCTAGGATCAATAGGAATGACTATTCCGGCATGGATTGAGGAGAAGGCTCCGTCGTATCCGGCGGGTCATCATCGTTGTTATTTCCGCCCGGCCCAGCGAGACCCGCTCCGCTAGCACTCGGGGCACCGATCGTGACTCCATTGATGGTGGCGCCTTCGCCCTCGGCATTGTCGCCATTCACTTCGACGGTGGTACCGTTAGCACCTGGGCCAGCGCCTTCACCAGTGACGGTGACATTGCCGTTGGCATCCACGGAGATGACGAGGTTGGTTTGGCCATCGGACTCGACGGTGTAAACGGTGTTGCCGTTAGCATCCTTGGTGCTGGTCACGGTGACGCCACCGCCGCTGAAGGTGACCGATGCAGCACCTGTGATGGAAACGGAGTAGGCACTGAAACCTGGAGGGTTGAAGTCTGGCTCCCAGCGCAGAGCGATGTAACGGGACTTCACTGCTTTGCTAGGCTTGGCTTTCAGGAAACCAGAACCGGAGGAGTCTTCAGCACGTGCAACAGGCTCGCTGCTATCGAACACGGTGGGGTCGAAAGCAAGGCGTCCGCGCCAGTCTTCCTTCTCAGGCAGTGAGTCGAAAGCATACACGCTAAAACGCACCGGACGAGGGGAGTGAACGGAACCAAACTCATTCAGCGTGCGGACCTGACCCAGGTCATAAACGGCTGTGCGGTATTTCTCGTCGGACTCAGGGAATTCGAGCAGGTTGTTCTTCACGGCCTCGTTATTGGAGCCGAAAAGTTCGGGGCTGATGTAAAGCAAACGACCGCCACCGATGCCTGCAGCAAAGTTGACGGGAGCACCGGTGCCGTCCGAGTTTTGACTGACGGTGTAATTGGCGTCCGTGGTCGAACCGATGGCCTGGAAGCTGCGGATGACACCGCCGCGAACCAAGTCGAACTGCATGCGGAGATAACGGCCTTGAGC
This genomic window from Prosthecobacter debontii contains:
- a CDS encoding Glu/Leu/Phe/Val family dehydrogenase; protein product: MIPSVYDSPVFHMACQQFDLVADFLDIPDNLRDRLKLPRRALTVSIPVRMDDGSTQVFTGYRVQHHLTLGPTKGGIRFHPDVTLGEVAALSMWMSWKCALTGLPYGGAKGGVCCDPGKLSVGELERLTRRYTQELIPFIGPQLDVPAPDMGTNEQVMAWIMDTYSLQVGHCVPGIVTGKPVGLGGSLGRRESTGRGVAYLVSRAMDTLGIPADGATAVIQGYGNVGSVAAISLAKQGVKITAVSDAFGGIHNPQGLDLMALNEYVAKNKTVVGFPEATSVSNAELLLLPCDILIPAALERQITGENAARIQCRILAEGANGPTTPEADVILSQRPDIFIIPDILCNSGGVIVSYFEWVQDLQSFFWGEGEVLDKLFRILEQAFGQTFQLHKKRGVSMRFAALSLGIKRVWEAKQTRGLYP